The following are from one region of the Fusarium keratoplasticum isolate Fu6.1 chromosome 4, whole genome shotgun sequence genome:
- a CDS encoding Eukaryotic translation initiation factor 3 subunit E, translating to MEDLLSAVSADGSSIMPLLARHLSRHLLFPLIQFESERADEQGDDAKAKEILSSKIKLLEDTNMTDYVATMYCELHGVSEAPAEYNKKRQEVLSQLEKYEQATAKIADLLTQDEVVNGLRSDKVANLEFLKNQHGVTMEMVNALYDFGQFQFRCGQYGPAADMLYQFRVLSTDNDKVSAATWGKLASEILQTNWESAVDELKNVRENIDSKLFNNPRAQLDHRTMLVHWSLFPLFNSESAREPILDMFFSAPYINTIQTSCPWILRYLIAAVITGRGRARNSSIQQKQVKDIIRYVRQEAYEYTDPITQFVNALYIAHDFEAAREALSMAEQVCRSDFFLASSADAFVDAARHLICESYCKIFSRMNIRDLSSKLGLNPDDGEKWIVNLIRETRLDAKIDSQDGTVVMNHPPNNVYQQVIEKTKGGFFRTQVLNAAVSK from the exons ATGGAGGACCTTCTCAGCGCCGTCTCGGCCGACGGCTCGTCCATCATGCCCCTCCTCGCCCGCCACCTGAGCCGacatcttctcttccctctgATCCAGTTTGAGAGCGAGAGGGCCGATGAGCAGGGCGACGAcgcaaaggccaaggagatcctctcctcaaagattaagctcctcgaggacaCAAACATGACGGATTACGTCGCGACCATGTACTGCGAGCTCCACGGCGTGTCCGAGGCCCCCGCCGAGTACAACAAGAAGAGGCAGGAGGTGCTGTCGCAGCTGGAGAAGTACGAGCAGGCCACCGCTAAGATCGCCGACCTCTTGACCCAGGACGAGGTTGTCAACGGACTCCGAAGCGACAAGGTTGCCAACTTGGAGTTCCTCAAGAACCAGCACGGC GTCACCATGGAAATGGTCAACGCCCTCTACGACTTTGGTCAGTTCCAGTTCCGATGCGGACAGTACGGCCCCGCCGCCGATATGCTTTACCAGTTCCGAGTCCTGTCGACCGATAACGACAAGGTCTCTGCTGCCACCTGGGGCAAGCTCGCCTCAGAGATCCTCCAGACCAACTGGGAGTCTGCCGTTGACGAACTTAAGAATGTGCGCGAAAACATCGACTCCAAGCTGTTCAACAACCCCCGTGCCCAGCTCGACCACCGAACGATGCTGGTCCACTGGTCCCTCTTCCCCCTCTTCAACTCTGAGAGTGCCCGGGAACCCATCCTCGACATGTTCTTCTCCGCCCCctacatcaacaccatccagaCCTCGTGCCCCTGGATCCTGCGGTACCTGATTGCCGCCGTTATCACCGGCCGTGGTCGCGCCCGCAACAGCTCCATCCAGCagaagcaggtcaaggacatTATCCGCTACGTCCGCCAGGAGGCCTACGAGTACACCGACCCCATCACCCAGTTCGTCAACGCTCTGTACATTGCCCACGACTTTGAGGCTGCCCGTGAGGCCCTGTCCATGGCCGAGCAGGTCTGCCGAAgcgacttcttcctcgctTCTTCCGCCGACGCCTTTGTCGACGCCGCCCGACACCTCATCTGCGAGAGCTACTGCAAGATCTTTAGCCGAATGAACATCCGAGACCTCAGCTCCAAGCTGGGCCTGAACCCCGACGATGGTGAGAAGTGGATCGTCAACCTGATCCGAGAGACACGACTGGACGCCAAGATCGACAGCCAGGACGGCACCGTGGTGATGAACCACCCTCCCAACAACGTCTACCAGCAGGTGATTGAGAAGACCAAGGGCGGCTTCTTCAGGACACAGGTCCTCAACGCCGCCGTCTCAAAGTAA